Below is a window of Blastocatellia bacterium DNA.
ACTGCATCAGCAGCCATCGCCCCGCCGCCTTGTCCTCCGCCACCGCCATCCGCAGCAGCGGCGCCCGCCACACCTCCAGCCGATACCGCCGCGGATTGTAGCGCTCGTACAACTCCGCCGCCGCCGCCTCCCCTCCTTCTCTCCCCACCTCCACTTCCTCGACCACCAGCCGCGCCTGCCGCCAGACCACCTGCACCGGCTCTCGCAGCCCTTCCCACACCACCGCCGTCCGCAGGATGTCGTGCCGCCCGATCACCGCTTGCAGCGCCGCCAGATAGCTCTCCAGGCGCTGCCGACTCTCGAAGCTGTAGAGGCTGCCCAGCAGGTACGGATCGCCCTCGCCGCCCATCAGGTGGTGGAAGAGTATCCCCTCTTGCAGCGGTGCCAGCGGGTAGATGTCTTGCAGGTTTCCGGCCCCGCCTTCGACGGTCGCCACCACTCGCGCGATCTCCTCTTCGGTCAGCTCCACTAGCGGCAACATCTCTGGCGTAATGGAGACTGGACGGCCCCACCAGGTATCACGGCGCTCCCCGATAAGGGCGAGCAACCCAGCCTTGTGCGCCCGCAGTTCGCTGACAAGGGACGAGGTTAGTGTTTGCGTCTCGCCGATAACCACCAAGTCAGAGCCATTGCGGCGAAGCCCAATGTTCTCCCGTTCAAGATAGACAAGTAGCTCATCAAATCTCATATGCGAATCTCAACCGTGTTTGGACTTTCCTCTGGTTTGCTAGCCTCTGGAATCAGACTGGGCGGAACTTCAACTACACTAATCGGCTGGTTGATAGCAGCCGCCAGTTCGGCCAACACTGGCATCGTGAAAAGCGTATGCGGATCCGCCTGCAACCCCGCCCGCCGCAGCCGCGCGATGACACGCACCACCAGCAGCGAGTTGCCTCCCAGCTCGAAGAAGTTGTCGTGGCGACCGACCCGCTCCACCTTCAGCACCTCGCTCCAGATCGCCGCCAGCCGCTGTTCGATCTCCCCCTGCGGCTCCTCGTACTCGCCGGTCGCATAGCTATCGCCCTCCGGTGCGGGCAGCGCCTTGCGGTC
It encodes the following:
- a CDS encoding condensation domain-containing protein, with amino-acid sequence MLPLVELTEEEIARVVATVEGGAGNLQDIYPLAPLQEGILFHHLMGGEGDPYLLGSLYSFESRQRLESYLAALQAVIGRHDILRTAVVWEGLREPVQVVWRQARLVVEEVEVGREGGEAAAAELYERYNPRRYRLEVWRAPLLRMAVAEDKAAGRWLLMQ